Proteins co-encoded in one Stomoxys calcitrans chromosome 5, idStoCalc2.1, whole genome shotgun sequence genomic window:
- the LOC106093362 gene encoding proteasome assembly chaperone 2 codes for MLLQLVNNVAEKDFNGYTVIVPSVCIGNAAQLACDLLISSKGLKRVGSIAHPALIPIYGPSAFELDDQQKSAACELYSCPASRILVFQFRSPFISRHVSSLHKDLGEFLKKFASKVIVLSGSLGFEKRIIDSCPYEYKASDSFKDQHADKLKRMKWNEFQGETIFGGGNALQLYQVLDEQKVPTMILFRYLLEGDNSTDAGLILNELSELCEGFLGLKTDDGGMQLKVPISWKLLFGNDIPELIF; via the coding sequence ATGTTGCTGCAATTGGTAAATAACGTAGCTGAAAAGGATTTCAATGGTTATACAGTTATTGTGCCCAGCGTGTGTATTGGAAATGCTGCTCAATTAGCTTGCGATCTGTTAATATCATCGAAAGGTTTAAAACGCGTGGGCTCCATAGCACATCCGGCGTTAATTCCTATATACGGACCATCCGCGTTTGAACTAGATGACCAGCAGAAAAGTGCCGCCTGCGAGCTATATTCGTGCCCAGCTAGTCGCATTTTGGTTTTCCAATTTCGATCTCCGTTTATATCACGTCATGTAAGCAGTTTACACAAAGATTTGGGAGAGtttctgaaaaaatttgctTCTAAAGTTATTGTACTAAGCGGAAGTCTTGGTTTTGAGAAACGAATAATTGACTCCTGCCCATATGAGTATAAAGCAAGCGATTCATTCAAAGATCAACACGCAGATAAACTTAagagaatgaaatggaatgagtTCCAAGGGGAGACAATTTTTGGCGGTGGCAATGCTttgcagttatatcaagttttagatGAGCAGAAAGTGCCTACAATGATATTATTCCGTTATTTGCTGGAGGGTGACAATTCAACAGATGCAGGGCTTATATTGAACGAGTTGTCAGAACTCTGTGAAGGATTTTTGGGTTTAAAAACCGATGATGGTGGCATGCAACTGAAGGTGCCAATATCTTGGAAACTTTTGTTTGGGAATGATATTCCAGaacttattttttaa